The Bos indicus x Bos taurus breed Angus x Brahman F1 hybrid chromosome 15, Bos_hybrid_MaternalHap_v2.0, whole genome shotgun sequence genome includes a window with the following:
- the LOC113904654 gene encoding olfactory receptor 1044 — MIQKNCSQVTEFVLMGLTDRQELKIPLFVLFLSIYLFTVAGNLGLILVIRTDSRLHTPMYFFLSNLAFVDFCYSSVITPKMLGNFLYKQNVIPFNGCAAQLGCFLAFMTAECLLLASMAYDRYVAICNPLLYMVIMSPGICVQLVAAPYGYSFLVALFHTILTFRLSYCHSNLINHFYCDDMPLLRLTRSDTHSKQLWIFACAGLMLISSLLVVFISYMYIISAILKMRSAEGRRKAFSTCGSHMLAVTIFYGTLIFMYLQPSSHHSLDTDKMASVFYTVIIPMLNPLIYSLRNKEVKDALIKVIMNRNQAFMFMKLRK, encoded by the coding sequence ATGATCCAGAAAAATTGCAGCCAGGTGACAGAATTTGTTCTCATGGGCCTCACAGATCGTCAGGAGTTGAAGATCCCCCTCTTTGTCCTGTTCTTATCCATCTACCTCTTCACAGTAGCAGGCAACCTGGGTCTGATCCTAGTCATCAGAACAGATTCAAGACTCCACACGCCAATGTACTTCTTCCTTAGTAACTTGGCTTTTGTTGATTTCTGTTATTCTTCTGTCATTACACCCAAAATGCTAGGAAATTTCTTGTACAAACAAAATGTTATCCCTTTCAATGGATGTGCTGCCCAGCTGGGCTGTTTCCTGGCCTTCATGACTGCCGAGTGTTTGCTGCTGGCTTCCATGGCCTATGACCggtatgtggccatctgtaaccCTCTGCTCTATATGGTCATAATGTCCCCAGGAATCTGCGTTCAGCTTGTGGCTGCCCCCTATGGCTACAGCTTCCTGGTTGCCCTATTTCATACCATCCTCACCTTCCGCCTCTCCTACTGCCATTCCAACCTCATCAATCATTTCTACTGCGATGACATGCCTCTTCTCAGGCTCACTAGATCAGACACTCACTCCAAGCAGCTATggatttttgcctgtgctggccTCATGCTCATTTCTTCCCTTCTTGTTGTCTTTATCTCCTACATGTACATTATTTCTGCCATCCTGAAGATGCGCTCCGCTGAAGGCAGACGCAAGGCTTTTTCCACCTGTGGCTCCCACATGCTGGCAGTCACAATATTCTATGGGACCCTCATCTTTATGTACTTACAGCCAAGTTCTCATCATTCCCTTGACACAGATAAGATGGCCTCTGTCTTCTATACAGTGATCATTCCCATGTTGAACCCTTTAATCTACAGCCTTAGGAATAAGGAAGTGAAAGATGCCCTGATAAAAGTCATCATGAATAGAAACCAGGCTTTTATGTTCATGAAATTAAGAAAGTGA